A single window of Syntrophus aciditrophicus SB DNA harbors:
- the pstB gene encoding phosphate ABC transporter ATP-binding protein PstB: MVTLDTQSIIRTVNVNFYYGRFQALTDITMDFQKNRVTALIGPSGCGKSTLLRLLNRMNDLIDGCRVEGQVLFEDQNIYAPEMDPVEVRRRIGMVFQKPNPFPKTIFDNIAYGPRLHGFRKRSDLEALVESSLQQAVLWEEVKDILPRSAMTLSGGQQQRLCIARALAMKPDVLLMDEPTSALDPISTAKIEELIDELKENYTIIIVTHNMQQAARVSGMTGFFYLGKLIEYNATEKIFTNPEQKQTEDYITGRFG, from the coding sequence GTGGTAACATTGGATACACAATCGATTATTCGAACCGTGAACGTCAATTTCTACTACGGCCGGTTTCAGGCCTTGACCGACATCACCATGGATTTTCAAAAAAACCGGGTGACTGCGCTGATCGGGCCGTCGGGGTGCGGAAAATCCACGCTGCTGCGCCTTCTCAACCGGATGAACGATCTCATCGACGGCTGCCGGGTGGAAGGGCAAGTGCTTTTTGAAGACCAGAATATTTATGCGCCCGAGATGGACCCCGTTGAAGTTCGTCGCCGGATCGGAATGGTTTTTCAAAAACCCAATCCCTTTCCCAAAACCATTTTCGACAACATCGCCTATGGTCCCCGGCTTCACGGATTCAGAAAAAGAAGCGATCTGGAAGCGCTGGTGGAATCGAGCCTGCAGCAGGCAGTGCTCTGGGAGGAAGTGAAGGACATTCTTCCCCGTTCGGCGATGACACTTTCAGGAGGCCAGCAGCAGCGCCTCTGTATCGCCCGCGCTTTGGCCATGAAACCCGACGTGCTCCTCATGGATGAGCCGACTTCCGCCCTGGATCCCATCTCCACGGCCAAGATCGAAGAACTCATTGACGAACTCAAAGAAAACTATACGATCATCATTGTTACCCACAACATGCAGCAGGCAGCCCGGGTTTCCGGCATGACGGGCTTTTTCTATCTGGGGAAGCTGATTGAATACAACGCCACGGAAAAGATTTTCACCAATCCGGAACAGAAGCAGACGGAAGACTACATCACGGGGCGATTCGGATAG
- the pstA gene encoding phosphate ABC transporter permease PstA: protein MGAVSLCALLIILALGGILFYIFSNGLQAINWEFLTSPPRDSMTRGGIMPAILGTLYLTLGAITVALPLGIASAVYLTEYARQGLIIRIIRLGVNCLAGIPSVVFGLFGLGFFVVFLQFGSCILSGALTLGFLVLPTIIGASEEALKAVPQTFREASLALGVSKWRTISRIVLPNALPGILTGSILGIGRAAGETAPIMFTAAAFFTAKLPSSIFDEVMALPYHIYVLATAGTRIEETRPLQFGTALVLMALVLGIDLFAIIIRSRMRKKKRW from the coding sequence ATGGGTGCGGTTTCTCTATGCGCCCTTCTGATCATTCTTGCCCTGGGTGGAATACTCTTTTATATTTTCAGCAACGGCCTTCAGGCGATCAACTGGGAATTCCTGACCAGCCCCCCTCGTGATTCCATGACCCGAGGGGGCATCATGCCGGCGATTCTCGGGACCCTGTACCTTACGCTGGGGGCGATTACGGTGGCCCTGCCGCTGGGCATCGCCTCGGCGGTTTATCTGACGGAATACGCGCGTCAGGGGCTGATAATCCGGATTATCCGCCTGGGGGTGAACTGTCTTGCCGGTATTCCTTCCGTGGTTTTCGGACTGTTCGGCCTGGGTTTTTTTGTCGTTTTCCTGCAATTCGGATCATGCATTCTCTCCGGAGCGCTGACCCTGGGATTCCTTGTCCTGCCGACCATTATCGGGGCATCTGAGGAAGCGCTCAAAGCTGTTCCTCAGACCTTCCGGGAAGCGTCACTGGCCTTGGGCGTTTCCAAATGGCGCACCATATCTCGGATTGTCCTGCCAAACGCCCTGCCGGGAATTCTGACCGGTTCCATTCTGGGAATAGGACGCGCCGCCGGTGAAACGGCGCCGATCATGTTCACGGCTGCCGCGTTTTTCACCGCGAAGCTGCCTTCGTCAATTTTCGACGAGGTGATGGCCTTACCCTACCATATTTATGTTCTGGCAACGGCCGGAACCCGGATCGAGGAAACCCGTCCCCTTCAGTTCGGAACGGCCCTTGTTCTGATGGCGCTGGTTCTGGGAATCGACCTGTTCGCAATCATCATTCGAAGCCGTATGCGCAAAAAGAAAAGGTGGTAA
- a CDS encoding arsenate reductase ArsC, translating to MSKIKVLFLCTGNSARSQMAEALLRHLAGNTFEVFSAGLDPKGINPLTTRVMEEIGIPLEGHYAKHVNEYMGKIHFGYLITVCSDAEQRCPSTFPGISHRLHWAFDDPGAFVGTAEENIKKFREIRDQIDLRIRLWLEERKSEGAI from the coding sequence ATGAGCAAAATCAAAGTATTGTTTTTATGCACGGGAAATTCCGCTCGCAGCCAGATGGCGGAGGCCCTGCTTCGTCATCTGGCCGGGAACACATTCGAAGTTTTCAGCGCGGGGCTTGACCCGAAAGGCATCAATCCCCTGACGACCCGGGTTATGGAGGAAATCGGCATTCCGCTGGAGGGTCACTATGCAAAACATGTCAATGAATACATGGGTAAGATCCATTTCGGCTATCTGATCACGGTCTGTTCGGATGCGGAACAACGATGTCCGTCAACGTTTCCCGGCATCAGTCATCGACTTCACTGGGCTTTTGATGACCCGGGAGCATTTGTCGGAACGGCAGAAGAAAATATAAAGAAGTTCAGAGAAATACGTGATCAGATCGATCTTCGTATCAGGTTATGGCTGGAGGAACGCAAGTCAGAAGGTGCTATTTAA
- the groES gene encoding co-chaperone GroES, translating to MNIRPLQDRVIVKRLEEEQKTKGGIIIPDTAKEKPIEGEVVAVGKGKVTEDGKLLPLDVKVGDRVLFSKYGGTEVKFDGQEYLIMREDDILGIVEK from the coding sequence ATGAACATCAGGCCATTACAGGACAGAGTGATCGTTAAGAGACTCGAGGAAGAGCAGAAAACCAAGGGAGGCATTATTATCCCCGACACGGCAAAAGAGAAGCCTATTGAAGGTGAAGTTGTCGCCGTTGGCAAAGGCAAGGTAACGGAAGACGGCAAATTGCTGCCCCTGGATGTGAAAGTGGGTGATCGTGTTCTGTTCAGCAAGTATGGTGGTACGGAAGTTAAATTTGACGGACAGGAATATCTCATCATGAGAGAGGATGATATTCTGGGGATCGTGGAGAAATAA
- a CDS encoding Ldh family oxidoreductase, which yields MSLYVNNQKLTQFVQKIFSSFGVTREDAVICADNLVLADLRGIPSHGVARLRRYVDGMSNGTILPHSKPIIVREAPSTATVDGQAGLGQIVGHFSTQLAIEKARKTGVGIVAVRNSNHYGIAGYYTQMMLDAGLLGISMTNTAPLVVPTFGRKMIIGTNPISMTAPTRRNKPFFLDMATSVIPRGKLEVYDRMGKDMPEGWAVDSKGQTATDATEVLRNMVARLGGGILPLGGEGELYGGYKGYGIALLVDILCGVLSGGAYADLVDIKGPGGAGQPALVAHFFMALNIENFVEMEIFMEKMDDLIDRLKESAKAEGQNRIYIHGEKEYELYEQHRQTGVPLEENVHETLKAIAGERGVVFDL from the coding sequence ATGAGTTTATATGTCAACAACCAGAAATTAACCCAATTCGTACAGAAGATTTTCTCCAGTTTCGGCGTCACCCGGGAAGATGCCGTCATCTGTGCCGATAATCTGGTCCTCGCCGATCTGCGCGGTATTCCTTCCCACGGAGTGGCGCGCCTTCGACGTTATGTCGACGGGATGTCCAACGGCACCATCCTGCCGCACAGCAAGCCCATCATTGTCCGTGAAGCCCCATCCACCGCCACCGTCGACGGCCAGGCGGGACTGGGACAGATCGTGGGTCATTTTTCGACGCAGCTTGCTATTGAAAAAGCCCGGAAAACGGGAGTAGGAATCGTTGCCGTCCGCAATTCGAATCATTACGGCATCGCAGGCTATTACACCCAGATGATGCTTGATGCGGGCCTCCTGGGGATATCCATGACAAACACAGCCCCCCTTGTGGTGCCGACGTTCGGTCGGAAAATGATTATCGGCACCAACCCCATCAGCATGACCGCTCCGACCCGGCGCAATAAACCCTTTTTTCTGGACATGGCCACATCGGTGATTCCCCGCGGCAAGCTGGAGGTCTATGACCGGATGGGAAAGGACATGCCCGAAGGGTGGGCTGTGGATTCCAAGGGCCAGACCGCCACGGACGCAACGGAGGTTCTGAGAAACATGGTGGCCCGTCTCGGCGGGGGCATTCTTCCCCTTGGAGGGGAAGGAGAACTTTACGGCGGTTACAAAGGCTACGGCATTGCCCTGCTGGTGGATATCCTCTGCGGGGTCCTTTCCGGAGGCGCCTATGCCGATCTGGTCGATATCAAGGGGCCGGGCGGCGCAGGTCAACCGGCGCTGGTCGCCCACTTCTTCATGGCCCTGAACATCGAAAATTTTGTAGAAATGGAGATTTTCATGGAAAAAATGGACGATCTCATCGACCGCCTCAAGGAATCTGCCAAAGCCGAGGGTCAAAATCGGATTTATATTCACGGCGAAAAAGAATATGAACTGTACGAACAGCACCGGCAGACCGGCGTCCCGCTGGAGGAAAATGTCCATGAAACACTGAAGGCCATTGCCGGTGAAAGAGGAGTCGTATTCGATCTCTGA
- a CDS encoding phosphate ABC transporter substrate-binding protein, with protein MKKVMSWFISCLALLAWSLPAAAATTVVIKGSTTVLPIAQSALEAYMKTHPGVNISLSGGGSGEGIKALMDRTTDIATSSREIKDKEAASARAKGIQPLEHVVAIDAIVPIVHPANRITGLTLDQLSQIYQGKIRNWKEVGGDNRPIVVVSRDSSSGTYESWGHLVLNGAKVTPRAQLQASSGAVVQTISKNRYAIGYIGLGYLNRSVKGLTVNGVQASSDNVLAKTYPIARPLYMYTNGEPKGDVAGFINFVLSPAGQQLVAKDGFVPVKAPAKGNAKKVKK; from the coding sequence ATGAAAAAGGTCATGTCATGGTTTATCAGTTGTCTTGCGCTACTGGCATGGAGCCTTCCGGCTGCCGCCGCGACGACAGTGGTCATCAAGGGTTCGACAACAGTGCTTCCCATTGCGCAGTCTGCTCTGGAAGCGTATATGAAAACACATCCGGGAGTGAATATTTCCCTTTCCGGGGGTGGGTCAGGTGAAGGCATCAAGGCTCTGATGGATCGGACAACGGATATTGCCACATCATCACGGGAAATCAAGGATAAAGAGGCGGCCAGTGCCCGCGCTAAAGGCATCCAGCCTTTGGAACATGTGGTGGCCATCGATGCCATTGTTCCCATTGTCCATCCTGCAAATCGGATTACGGGACTCACTCTGGATCAGTTGAGTCAGATTTATCAGGGGAAAATTCGAAACTGGAAAGAGGTTGGCGGTGACAACCGACCCATCGTGGTGGTTTCCCGAGACAGCAGTTCGGGAACTTACGAATCCTGGGGGCACCTCGTGCTCAACGGCGCCAAGGTCACTCCCAGGGCCCAACTACAGGCATCCAGTGGGGCAGTCGTGCAGACGATTTCCAAAAACCGTTACGCCATCGGCTACATCGGACTGGGATATCTGAACCGTTCGGTCAAGGGGCTGACGGTAAACGGTGTGCAGGCCTCTTCGGATAATGTTCTGGCAAAAACCTATCCGATTGCCAGACCACTTTACATGTATACCAATGGCGAGCCGAAAGGCGACGTGGCCGGTTTCATCAATTTTGTTCTCAGCCCCGCAGGGCAGCAACTTGTGGCGAAGGATGGATTTGTGCCGGTGAAGGCCCCGGCAAAGGGTAATGCCAAAAAGGTCAAGAAGTAA
- a CDS encoding ATP-binding protein has translation MKPKLFLRILFSYFAVILLVAVIVGFFFTEQVRRNETWKIEESLLNYARLTALLPLPEMADQIGHLEKVSEARVTVIDAGGHVLADSQVDAPRMEDHMNRPEVQEARIKGSGKAIRQSHTLQVDMLYVALALRDGESIRGYVRMARSLLEVEHAVDRMYGSLYRAIGFALVPALLLAFLYTWKISRPVLEMRDYTRAIRRGELPGTLLVDSADELGQVAEDINYLVTEYREKIRLAHEEKGKLESALASMVEGVVILDSRNRIESCNQAIEAILERPETEIREKTLLEAFLNADLQNALDRFRMERKPVLQEIRLGRKDPRVVDVSISAIKDLPDGVEKTMLVFHDVTRLKKLEQIRTDFVANVTHEIKTPLTAIIGFLQTLLDGALDDRETARKFLQTIATNAERLSRLVDDLLTLSSIELNETSLHLEPLSVDVLIRSILPMVNADAKAKNILLNVDLPEAFLNILADRDRAAQILMNVLHNAVKFTPAGGIVTVSGSEEEKGNFVIIQVVDTGIGIPPREIPRLGERFYRVDKARSRELGGTGLGLSIVKHLMAAHGGKMRIESTPGKGTIVSLFFSRAG, from the coding sequence TTGAAACCAAAACTATTTCTCCGGATCCTGTTCAGCTATTTCGCGGTAATCCTGCTGGTAGCGGTGATTGTGGGCTTCTTTTTCACCGAACAGGTTCGCCGGAACGAGACATGGAAAATCGAGGAAAGCCTTCTGAATTATGCGCGTCTGACGGCGTTGCTGCCACTCCCTGAGATGGCAGATCAGATTGGCCATCTGGAAAAAGTGTCCGAAGCCAGAGTGACCGTGATCGATGCGGGCGGTCATGTCCTTGCCGACTCACAGGTCGACGCGCCCCGGATGGAAGACCACATGAACCGTCCCGAGGTTCAGGAAGCCAGGATCAAGGGTTCCGGCAAAGCCATCCGGCAAAGTCATACCCTCCAGGTAGATATGCTTTATGTGGCGCTGGCGCTTCGAGACGGAGAGAGCATCCGGGGTTATGTCCGCATGGCCCGTTCCCTGCTGGAAGTGGAACATGCGGTGGATCGTATGTATGGTTCCCTCTACCGGGCAATCGGTTTTGCCCTTGTTCCCGCGCTTCTGCTTGCCTTTCTCTATACCTGGAAAATTTCCCGGCCTGTTTTGGAAATGAGGGATTATACCCGGGCCATCCGCCGGGGAGAACTTCCCGGAACCCTCCTCGTGGATTCCGCCGATGAACTGGGTCAAGTAGCTGAAGACATCAATTATCTGGTCACGGAGTATCGGGAAAAAATCCGGCTGGCCCATGAAGAAAAAGGCAAACTTGAATCTGCCCTGGCCAGCATGGTGGAAGGAGTCGTGATCCTGGATTCCCGGAATCGAATCGAGTCCTGCAATCAGGCTATTGAGGCCATTCTCGAACGACCGGAGACGGAAATCCGGGAGAAAACACTTCTGGAAGCCTTTCTCAACGCGGATCTGCAGAATGCGCTGGATCGTTTCCGCATGGAGCGGAAGCCCGTTCTACAGGAAATCAGGCTGGGAAGAAAAGATCCTCGCGTCGTGGATGTCAGTATTTCCGCCATCAAGGATCTTCCGGACGGAGTGGAAAAAACGATGCTCGTCTTTCACGATGTGACGCGGCTGAAAAAGCTGGAGCAGATAAGGACCGATTTTGTGGCAAACGTAACTCATGAAATCAAAACCCCTCTGACCGCGATCATCGGCTTTCTTCAGACTCTGCTGGACGGCGCACTGGATGATCGGGAAACGGCAAGGAAGTTCCTGCAGACCATCGCAACCAACGCGGAACGGTTAAGCCGGCTTGTGGACGATCTGCTGACGCTTTCCAGTATTGAACTCAACGAAACGAGTCTCCATCTTGAACCTCTTTCTGTAGACGTCCTGATCCGCTCCATACTGCCCATGGTAAATGCCGACGCGAAGGCAAAAAATATTCTCCTTAATGTTGATCTTCCGGAAGCTTTCCTGAATATCCTCGCGGATCGGGACAGGGCCGCGCAGATCCTGATGAATGTGCTTCACAATGCCGTAAAATTCACGCCAGCCGGGGGAATCGTCACTGTTTCAGGCAGTGAGGAGGAAAAGGGGAATTTCGTGATCATTCAGGTTGTGGATACTGGTATAGGCATTCCTCCCCGGGAGATTCCCCGACTCGGTGAACGATTTTATCGGGTGGACAAGGCGCGATCCCGGGAACTGGGTGGGACCGGTCTGGGTCTGTCCATCGTGAAGCACCTCATGGCGGCGCATGGCGGAAAAATGCGGATTGAAAGCACTCCCGGCAAGGGAACCATCGTTTCACTTTTCTTTTCCAGGGCGGGATAA
- the pstC gene encoding phosphate ABC transporter permease subunit PstC, with protein MTRQGKEKIIKGLFLLIAFVSILILGLIVVSLFREGLPIFREVSVTGFLLGREWYPTYEPPEYGIWPLIVGSLIVTFFSSLIAVPLGVLSAIFIAEIAPLSIREILKSAIELLAGLPSVVLGFFGMVILAPWLQETFDLPTGLNIVNASLMLAIMAIPTISSISEDALYAVSQEFKEASYALGATRFETITRVIVPAALSGISTAVILGMARAMGETMVVLMVAGGAAAIPESIFDPVRPMPASIAAEMGEAPFRSGHYHALYATGIILFFVTLLFNMIADYVSQRFKQVGSATL; from the coding sequence ATGACCCGGCAAGGAAAAGAAAAGATCATCAAAGGGCTGTTTCTCCTGATCGCTTTCGTATCCATTCTTATTCTCGGGCTGATCGTGGTCTCTCTTTTCCGTGAAGGGTTGCCCATCTTCCGGGAAGTGTCTGTTACGGGATTTCTTTTAGGCAGAGAATGGTATCCCACCTACGAACCGCCGGAATACGGAATCTGGCCGTTGATTGTGGGGTCCCTGATCGTCACGTTCTTTTCCTCGCTGATCGCAGTGCCACTGGGGGTGCTGTCCGCGATTTTCATCGCTGAGATAGCCCCTCTCTCCATCCGGGAAATTTTGAAATCGGCGATCGAACTTCTGGCCGGTCTGCCTTCCGTGGTGCTGGGATTTTTCGGTATGGTGATTCTGGCGCCGTGGCTGCAGGAGACTTTTGATCTGCCAACGGGGCTGAACATCGTCAACGCCTCGCTCATGCTCGCCATCATGGCGATTCCAACCATTTCCAGCATTTCTGAGGATGCCCTTTACGCGGTTTCCCAGGAATTCAAGGAAGCGTCCTATGCCCTTGGGGCGACGCGATTTGAGACAATCACCCGCGTGATTGTTCCGGCGGCCCTGTCCGGTATTTCGACGGCTGTTATTCTGGGCATGGCTCGAGCGATGGGGGAAACCATGGTCGTCTTGATGGTGGCGGGCGGCGCGGCGGCCATTCCGGAAAGCATCTTTGACCCGGTGCGGCCCATGCCGGCAAGCATTGCTGCGGAAATGGGGGAGGCGCCTTTCCGCAGCGGTCATTATCACGCCCTGTATGCCACAGGGATCATCCTGTTTTTTGTGACTCTTCTGTTCAATATGATTGCAGACTACGTCTCCCAACGCTTCAAGCAGGTAGGGTCGGCCACGCTGTAG
- the phoU gene encoding phosphate signaling complex protein PhoU: MANQRHTSRHYEKELQELKEGLLYLGGLTERAIENALQALLGRDSELARKVIADDNAIDQLDSENEERCIRILALRQPAARDLRFIATAIKINGHLERIGDMAVNIAEKVLLLNEEPQLKPYIDIPRMGEIVQRMIRQSMDALVNENVELADQVRKDDEIVDELTEQVFRELLTFMIENPRTIKVALLIMQISKNLERIADHAEGIADMVIYMVTGKSVRHDSSTEPKGRMA; encoded by the coding sequence ATGGCAAACCAGAGACATACGAGCAGACATTATGAGAAGGAGCTTCAGGAGCTCAAGGAGGGGTTGCTTTATCTGGGGGGGCTGACGGAGAGGGCCATCGAAAATGCCCTGCAGGCCCTGCTGGGCAGGGATTCTGAACTGGCGCGGAAGGTTATTGCCGACGACAACGCCATCGATCAGCTTGATTCGGAAAATGAAGAGCGATGCATCCGCATCCTGGCATTGCGGCAGCCGGCGGCGAGAGATTTGCGCTTTATCGCGACGGCAATCAAGATCAACGGCCATCTGGAACGGATCGGAGACATGGCGGTCAACATCGCCGAGAAGGTTCTGCTGCTGAATGAAGAACCTCAGTTGAAACCCTATATCGATATTCCCCGCATGGGGGAGATCGTTCAGAGGATGATCCGTCAAAGTATGGATGCCCTGGTTAATGAAAATGTCGAACTGGCTGATCAGGTTCGTAAAGATGATGAAATTGTTGATGAACTGACAGAACAGGTTTTTCGGGAACTTCTCACCTTCATGATAGAAAATCCCCGGACAATTAAAGTGGCGCTGCTGATCATGCAGATTTCCAAGAACCTGGAACGGATAGCCGACCATGCGGAAGGAATTGCCGATATGGTGATTTACATGGTGACGGGGAAAAGCGTGCGTCACGATTCCTCCACGGAACCCAAGGGGCGGATGGCTTGA
- a CDS encoding ATP-binding protein — protein sequence MNQLGSRLIQEGLITEQELSEALERQQQQGGRIGQNLVDLGFVKEEDLQRFFQAAPPIPTTIEETGLDMGFITELIMKHTLFMGEFKLSEVAERTKLSMAITQQAIEILRRDKFVEVTGGAGYASITYNFKQTDRGKEWATELTNLCHYVGPAPVTLDAYRRMVEIQSVKNVIVDEESVKKAFNHLIITEDILKRLGPAMSSGRAIFLYGPPGNGKTAIAETIGRILPDTVLIPYAVTVGGQIINVFDPVNHFPIEDSGSQGNIDPRWVLIKRPVIITGGELNMRMLDLDFNSISKFYEASLQMKANNGLFIIDDFGRQQIDPQNLLNRWIVPLDRRIDFMNLHTGMKFSIPFDMLVIFSTNLEPKSLVDEAFLRRIHYKIKIDHPTEREYYAIFKLVCRANGVTFNQEVFEYLVENYYRKLGVDFNACHPRDIIEHVLTNSRYHRKPPELTRENIDIAWENHFVDM from the coding sequence ATGAATCAGCTTGGCAGCAGATTGATCCAGGAAGGGTTGATCACGGAGCAGGAGCTCTCCGAAGCCCTTGAAAGGCAGCAACAGCAGGGAGGAAGGATCGGGCAGAATCTCGTTGATCTTGGTTTCGTGAAGGAAGAAGATCTTCAGCGCTTTTTTCAGGCCGCCCCTCCCATACCGACAACCATTGAGGAAACAGGCCTTGACATGGGATTCATCACGGAACTTATCATGAAGCATACGCTTTTCATGGGTGAATTCAAGCTGTCTGAGGTGGCTGAACGGACAAAGCTTTCCATGGCTATCACACAACAGGCCATCGAGATTCTGCGCCGTGACAAGTTCGTCGAGGTTACCGGGGGGGCAGGCTATGCGAGCATCACCTACAATTTCAAACAGACGGATCGCGGCAAGGAATGGGCGACGGAACTGACGAATCTCTGCCATTACGTGGGCCCGGCGCCGGTGACCCTGGACGCCTACCGCAGGATGGTGGAAATCCAGAGCGTGAAAAATGTCATTGTCGACGAAGAAAGCGTTAAAAAAGCCTTCAATCATCTGATCATTACGGAGGATATCCTGAAGCGTCTTGGTCCCGCCATGAGTTCAGGCCGGGCCATTTTCCTCTACGGCCCTCCCGGCAACGGAAAAACGGCCATCGCCGAGACCATCGGCCGCATCCTGCCGGATACCGTCCTGATCCCTTACGCCGTGACCGTCGGCGGACAGATCATCAATGTCTTCGACCCGGTCAATCATTTCCCCATTGAAGATTCAGGATCGCAGGGCAACATCGATCCGCGCTGGGTTCTGATCAAAAGGCCGGTCATCATCACCGGGGGAGAGCTGAACATGCGCATGCTCGACCTGGATTTCAACTCCATATCCAAGTTTTATGAGGCCTCTCTCCAGATGAAGGCGAATAACGGCCTCTTCATCATCGATGATTTCGGCCGGCAGCAGATCGATCCCCAGAATCTGCTAAACCGTTGGATCGTACCCCTCGACCGGAGAATCGACTTCATGAACCTGCATACTGGAATGAAGTTTTCCATTCCTTTTGACATGCTCGTTATCTTTTCCACCAATCTCGAACCGAAATCACTCGTTGACGAAGCATTCCTGCGAAGGATTCATTACAAGATCAAGATCGATCATCCCACGGAAAGAGAGTATTATGCCATTTTCAAACTGGTCTGCAGGGCGAACGGCGTAACCTTCAACCAGGAAGTTTTCGAATATCTCGTAGAAAATTACTACCGGAAACTGGGCGTTGATTTCAATGCCTGCCATCCGAGGGATATTATTGAACATGTGTTGACCAATTCCCGGTATCACCGCAAGCCCCCCGAGCTGACCAGGGAAAATATCGACATTGCGTGGGAAAACCATTTTGTGGATATGTAA